The following are encoded together in the Halorubrum lacusprofundi ATCC 49239 genome:
- a CDS encoding ATP-binding protein → MTAPWMTPTGITYMSLFVFSGLACFSVVPRARTFNDAELRYGLIGLLSTTGLWAILKTAFFIVPDPFREITYTVGLVFGFATVWAWLYFASAYTGRRLHTNPTLRRLAGSVFLTVVTIKITNPIHGLYFTTTEVTTPFRHLAINHGVIHWVSTGLAYVLAAIGLFMIFELYVESEYNTRSLTIVTGLLALPIVFDLIAIMTPVLIDFIYAPLGVAAFAVGAVSLFGEQLLAVRTATHSTAAAVIVDSNDRIRDFSSAAESVFPELEGAVGEKLASVLPAVAATRDSDESIIERDGDSDDQSDYYFVSSRSMTTGDSTVTVLALADITERERQRRQLVQRERELDQRNELYRAIMAASFAFIFRIDLEGRFSFVSPTVEAFLGYAPDELTGEPISVLASDEETFNEATNHIEEVIEGKSLEMHDHPVATRSGRTVYVDMRMVPIYEPSVDQDERTPADIVGLQVMVRDASKRRQREGLISVINRVLRHNVRNKMTVITGRAEMLAAELNGDAKSSADAIVQASNRLLDLTESARHIEENRELSPELEPMDIVPIISDVVAQLEERYPDTAVTTEIPETAVAETLPRIETALWELLENAAEHTGPEPTVGVNVTTTDEQILITIADEGPGFPEDERQVLADGKEEPLVHGQGLGLYLAYWIITNLDGEIEVPKSQSGTTITIRLPTASNPS, encoded by the coding sequence ATGACTGCACCGTGGATGACGCCTACTGGTATCACATATATGAGCCTGTTTGTTTTCAGTGGGCTTGCCTGTTTTTCGGTGGTTCCACGGGCTAGAACGTTCAATGATGCTGAACTACGGTACGGATTGATCGGACTTCTTTCGACGACGGGTCTCTGGGCAATTCTCAAGACGGCTTTTTTTATTGTCCCAGATCCGTTTCGAGAGATCACGTACACGGTTGGACTGGTATTCGGCTTCGCAACTGTGTGGGCATGGCTCTACTTTGCGTCTGCCTACACCGGTCGACGGTTACATACGAATCCAACACTCCGTCGACTCGCTGGTAGTGTGTTTCTGACTGTCGTGACAATTAAAATTACAAATCCGATTCACGGATTGTATTTTACTACAACTGAAGTGACCACACCGTTTCGACATTTAGCAATCAACCATGGTGTGATACACTGGGTCTCAACTGGTTTGGCATACGTGCTTGCGGCCATTGGGCTGTTTATGATCTTCGAACTGTATGTCGAATCTGAGTACAACACACGATCACTGACTATCGTTACCGGCCTGCTGGCGCTGCCTATCGTCTTTGATCTTATTGCAATCATGACACCGGTATTGATTGACTTCATTTATGCACCGCTCGGCGTCGCAGCGTTCGCTGTTGGGGCGGTGTCTTTGTTCGGAGAACAACTTCTGGCAGTTCGGACGGCGACCCACAGTACTGCTGCAGCAGTCATTGTCGATAGCAACGATCGGATTCGAGATTTTTCGTCAGCTGCTGAGAGTGTGTTTCCGGAACTTGAAGGGGCGGTCGGAGAGAAACTCGCCAGCGTACTCCCAGCAGTGGCAGCCACACGAGATTCTGATGAGAGCATTATTGAACGCGACGGCGACAGCGACGACCAGTCGGACTACTATTTTGTTTCGTCCAGATCAATGACGACCGGCGACTCGACAGTAACGGTCCTCGCGCTCGCCGATATTACTGAGCGCGAACGCCAACGCCGGCAGCTGGTCCAACGAGAACGTGAACTCGATCAACGGAACGAATTGTATCGGGCTATTATGGCGGCGAGCTTCGCGTTCATTTTCCGCATCGACTTGGAAGGCCGGTTCAGTTTCGTTTCGCCGACTGTTGAGGCGTTCCTCGGGTACGCGCCTGACGAACTCACCGGCGAGCCGATTTCTGTGCTCGCCTCGGACGAAGAGACGTTCAACGAGGCAACTAATCATATAGAGGAAGTTATCGAGGGTAAATCACTCGAAATGCATGATCACCCGGTTGCAACTCGATCCGGTCGCACTGTGTACGTCGACATGCGGATGGTTCCGATATACGAGCCGAGTGTCGACCAGGATGAGCGGACACCAGCCGATATTGTTGGACTGCAAGTGATGGTTCGAGACGCGAGTAAAAGACGCCAGCGGGAAGGCTTGATTAGCGTCATAAATCGCGTGCTGCGGCACAACGTTCGTAACAAAATGACGGTGATCACCGGGCGTGCTGAAATGCTAGCGGCCGAACTCAATGGGGATGCTAAATCGAGTGCTGATGCGATTGTGCAAGCGTCCAACCGGCTGTTGGACCTCACGGAATCAGCTCGTCACATCGAGGAGAACCGCGAGCTGTCTCCTGAGTTGGAACCCATGGATATCGTTCCGATCATTTCCGATGTGGTCGCTCAACTCGAAGAACGCTATCCGGATACTGCAGTGACAACCGAGATTCCCGAGACAGCAGTCGCTGAGACGTTGCCACGAATCGAGACGGCGCTGTGGGAACTGCTTGAAAATGCTGCCGAACACACCGGCCCAGAGCCGACTGTTGGTGTCAACGTTACCACGACCGACGAACAGATACTCATCACAATCGCTGATGAGGGCCCTGGTTTTCCCGAAGACGAGCGTCAAGTTCTGGCTGACGGGAAAGAAGAGCCACTGGTTCACGGCCAAGGCCTCGGCCTGTACCTCGCCTATTGGATCATCACGAATCTCGACGGAGAAATTGAGGTACCCAAATCACAGTCCGGAACAACGATTACAATCAGACTTCCGACTGCATCAAACCCTTCGTAA
- a CDS encoding restriction endonuclease produces the protein MYTTVGSPDVQQYASLRQQFENVDKVLTVTTNGYSRQAREIAEDLNVKLIDCNGLVELIDEHDTLDLVAEYLDFIEPVEQSESDEPERSDDAPLNDTGDVSTSQEPSMDSQSSSPETLLSRRWQNVILGASLGWLVALFGVTAVPDGLLGALFLGSGIGLPIAIYLDTRVF, from the coding sequence ATGTATACGACTGTCGGGTCACCGGATGTCCAGCAGTACGCCAGTCTTCGACAGCAATTCGAGAACGTCGACAAGGTCCTGACCGTGACGACGAACGGCTATTCTCGGCAGGCCAGAGAGATTGCTGAGGACCTGAACGTGAAACTCATCGATTGTAATGGCCTCGTCGAACTAATCGACGAGCACGATACACTCGATTTGGTTGCCGAGTATCTCGATTTCATTGAGCCAGTCGAACAGTCGGAGTCGGACGAGCCAGAACGCTCTGATGATGCACCTCTAAACGATACTGGGGACGTATCGACTTCTCAGGAGCCGTCGATGGATTCGCAGTCATCGTCGCCAGAAACGCTTCTATCGAGACGCTGGCAGAACGTGATACTGGGAGCATCGCTTGGATGGCTGGTGGCGTTGTTTGGCGTGACAGCAGTTCCTGATGGCCTGTTGGGTGCTCTGTTTCTTGGGTCGGGGATCGGGTTACCGATAGCAATCTATCTCGATACCCGTGTGTTTTGA